The following proteins come from a genomic window of Micromonospora zamorensis:
- a CDS encoding transporter codes for MDLDDDLPPADAAAALRLIQDQRSATARRLDPDARLVYWPWGVAWLVGFGLFFLRFSPDDRELLRLPSWLPLTVLFALLVAAGVIQAVVSTRAYGQVIGDSAQRGRWYGCTWALGSVSIYAGLGRISEYLPDDLAGLVWSATAVGLTGALHMAGGAIWLDRDLFRLGVWISVINLAGVIAGPGWHALVIAVAGGGGILVAGAIARRRQ; via the coding sequence GTGGACCTAGACGATGACCTTCCACCCGCCGACGCGGCAGCGGCGCTCCGGCTGATCCAGGACCAGCGGTCCGCGACGGCACGGCGTCTCGACCCCGACGCCCGCCTGGTCTACTGGCCCTGGGGAGTCGCCTGGCTGGTCGGCTTCGGGCTGTTCTTCCTGCGGTTCTCCCCCGACGACCGGGAGCTGCTCCGGCTGCCGAGCTGGCTGCCGCTGACTGTTCTCTTCGCGCTGCTCGTGGCAGCCGGAGTGATCCAGGCAGTGGTCAGCACACGGGCCTACGGCCAGGTGATCGGTGACTCCGCCCAGCGTGGGCGTTGGTATGGGTGCACGTGGGCCCTCGGCTCCGTGAGCATCTACGCGGGGCTCGGCCGGATCTCCGAGTACCTACCGGACGATCTGGCGGGCCTGGTCTGGTCGGCGACCGCCGTCGGGCTGACCGGCGCGCTGCACATGGCCGGTGGAGCGATCTGGCTGGATCGGGACCTTTTCCGGCTGGGCGTCTGGATCAGCGTGATCAACCTGGCCGGTGTGATCGCCGGGCCCGGCTGGCACGCGCTGGTCATTGCGGTGGCCGGCGGCGGCGGGATCCTGGTCGCTGGCGCGATCGCCCGACGGCGACAGTGA
- a CDS encoding ABC transporter permease: MQLALVHARYQLLEIIRIPVAVVGSAFFPAAAMIFFVVPFAGDDAAGATFATASMVTFSVMSANIFQYGVGVAEDRDQPWNPYTRTLPAGPAPRFAGRVLAGLALTYLSLIPVVVIGATLTAAQITPAALLLTIGTVAVISVPFTLMGLAIGYSLPSKAAIVVAQVVFLPLAFGGGLLSAPGEAPGFIETIAPYLPTRGAAELMWSAVGEYRVEPLAMIMLGVWVVLLAALAGWAYRRDEGRRFS; the protein is encoded by the coding sequence GTGCAGCTCGCCCTGGTTCACGCCCGCTACCAACTCCTGGAGATCATCCGGATTCCGGTGGCCGTCGTCGGCAGCGCCTTCTTTCCGGCCGCCGCCATGATCTTCTTCGTGGTGCCGTTCGCCGGCGACGACGCGGCCGGTGCCACCTTCGCCACCGCGTCGATGGTCACCTTCTCGGTGATGAGCGCCAACATCTTCCAGTACGGCGTCGGCGTCGCCGAGGACCGCGACCAGCCCTGGAACCCGTACACCCGGACCTTGCCGGCCGGGCCCGCGCCCAGGTTCGCGGGCCGGGTGCTGGCCGGCCTGGCGCTCACGTACCTCTCGCTGATCCCGGTCGTGGTGATCGGCGCGACGCTGACCGCGGCCCAGATCACCCCCGCGGCCCTACTGCTGACCATCGGCACCGTGGCCGTCATCTCGGTGCCGTTCACGCTGATGGGCCTCGCGATCGGCTACTCGCTGCCCAGCAAGGCGGCGATCGTCGTGGCGCAGGTCGTCTTCCTGCCGCTCGCGTTCGGCGGCGGCCTGCTCTCCGCGCCGGGTGAGGCGCCCGGGTTCATCGAGACGATCGCGCCGTACCTGCCCACCCGGGGCGCGGCCGAGCTGATGTGGTCGGCGGTCGGCGAATACCGCGTCGAGCCGCTGGCGATGATCATGCTCGGCGTCTGGGTGGTGCTGCTCGCGGCACTCGCCGGCTGGGCGTACCGACGGGACGAGGGTCGCCGGTTCAGCTGA
- a CDS encoding ABC transporter substrate-binding protein — translation MFRRTPRLFAATLAVAALALAACAEKADDKPTTGTAAAAYPVTVGTLTLDKRPEKIVALSPTATEMLFAIGAGPQVTAVDDQSNYPADAPKSDISAFQPNAEAIAGKNPDLVVLSDDRNKIVEQLGKLKIPVYQTPAATTLDDTYRQITELGTLTGHADQATDVASRMKDDIAKLVKDVPQRAEKLTYYHELGPELYSATSKTFIGTLYSQIGLTNIADPADADGKSAGYPQLSQEFIVKANPDFVFLADSKCCQQNADSVKARSGWSGLTAVKNSQVIALDDDVASRWGPRVVDLLRVIIDAVAKVPA, via the coding sequence ATGTTCAGACGTACCCCTCGGCTCTTCGCCGCGACCCTCGCGGTCGCCGCGCTGGCCCTCGCCGCCTGCGCCGAGAAGGCCGACGACAAGCCGACCACCGGCACCGCGGCCGCCGCCTACCCGGTCACGGTCGGCACGCTCACCCTCGACAAGCGCCCCGAGAAGATCGTCGCGCTGTCGCCGACCGCCACCGAGATGCTCTTCGCGATCGGTGCCGGCCCGCAGGTGACCGCCGTCGACGACCAGTCCAACTATCCGGCCGACGCGCCCAAGAGCGACATCTCCGCCTTCCAGCCGAACGCCGAGGCGATCGCCGGCAAGAACCCCGACCTGGTGGTGCTCTCCGACGACCGCAACAAGATCGTCGAGCAGCTCGGCAAGCTGAAGATCCCGGTGTACCAGACCCCGGCGGCCACCACGCTCGACGACACGTACCGGCAGATCACCGAGCTGGGCACGCTGACCGGGCACGCCGACCAGGCCACCGACGTCGCCAGCCGGATGAAGGACGACATCGCCAAGCTGGTCAAGGACGTGCCGCAGCGCGCAGAGAAGCTCACCTACTACCACGAGCTGGGCCCCGAGCTGTACAGCGCGACCAGCAAGACCTTCATCGGCACGCTCTACAGCCAGATCGGTCTGACCAACATCGCCGACCCCGCCGACGCGGACGGCAAGAGCGCCGGCTACCCGCAGTTGTCCCAGGAGTTCATCGTCAAGGCCAACCCGGACTTCGTCTTCCTGGCCGACTCCAAGTGCTGCCAGCAGAACGCCGACTCGGTCAAGGCGCGCAGCGGCTGGTCCGGGCTCACCGCGGTGAAGAACAGCCAGGTGATCGCACTGGACGACGACGTCGCCTCCCGCTGGGGGCCGCGGGTCGTGGACCTGCTCCGGGTCATCATCGACGCGGTCGCCAAGGTGCCCGCGTGA
- a CDS encoding WXG100 family type VII secretion target, producing MSSPSRDLEVQPEALAAFAKTSNDRAARFRELHRSFGDGHVPRHAFGVMPASFGLAAAYAEQFEACLQGLADGAEMMADIAEGVSDTAGAYTGTDVANTDMFVPGRPPAPDLIAPGPWSGGTGAPSGPVPA from the coding sequence GTGTCGAGCCCGAGCAGAGACCTGGAGGTCCAGCCGGAGGCGCTGGCGGCGTTCGCCAAGACGTCCAACGACCGGGCGGCCCGCTTCCGCGAGCTGCACCGTTCATTTGGCGACGGGCACGTGCCCCGGCACGCGTTCGGGGTGATGCCGGCGTCGTTCGGCCTCGCCGCCGCGTACGCCGAGCAGTTCGAGGCGTGCCTCCAGGGGCTCGCCGACGGCGCCGAAATGATGGCGGACATCGCGGAGGGGGTCAGCGACACCGCCGGTGCCTACACCGGCACCGACGTGGCCAACACCGACATGTTCGTGCCCGGCCGCCCGCCAGCTCCCGACCTCATCGCTCCCGGCCCCTGGTCGGGTGGCACCGGCGCTCCGAGCGGGCCGGTGCCCGCGTGA
- a CDS encoding C39 family peptidase yields the protein MARSRLHAAALAGVTALTLLATSAPATAARPPAATHDEQITFQDWSGPADWHRGSRSGTRVVPGARAGLTLARPAGTTEYADPHTGTTRTWEYGTWTSPVTRVGFDASELIASWNAETPAGTWIQVEMQGSYTSGDQTPWYVMGRWASGDTDIKRTSVNRQGDPWSTIWTDTFSIDDATAGVLLRSYQLRLTLYRAPGQTAAPVVRMLGAMSSTVPDRFTVTPSAGHIAWGVELPVPRYSQNVHSGHYPEYDGGGEAWCSPTSTEMVVEYWGRKPSEADTSWVDPTYPDPTVNHAARMTYDYAYDGAGNWPFNTAYAASFPGLEGRVTRLHSLDELERFIAAGIPVVTSQSFLASELDGANYGTSGHLFVVVGFTADGDVIVNDPASSSNDVVRNVYKRAQFEQIWLRTKRTNASGGVSGGSGGIAYLIKPTSKPWPKVPGSTNW from the coding sequence ATGGCCAGATCCCGCCTGCACGCGGCCGCCCTCGCCGGCGTCACCGCGCTCACCCTGCTCGCCACCAGCGCGCCAGCGACGGCGGCCCGCCCGCCCGCCGCCACCCACGACGAGCAGATCACCTTCCAGGACTGGTCCGGGCCCGCCGACTGGCACCGGGGCAGCCGGTCCGGCACCCGCGTGGTGCCCGGCGCCCGAGCGGGCCTCACCCTGGCCCGTCCGGCCGGCACCACCGAGTACGCCGACCCGCACACCGGCACCACCCGCACCTGGGAGTACGGCACCTGGACCTCACCGGTGACCCGGGTCGGGTTCGACGCCAGCGAGCTGATCGCCTCCTGGAACGCGGAAACCCCCGCCGGCACCTGGATCCAGGTGGAGATGCAGGGCAGCTACACCAGCGGCGACCAGACCCCGTGGTATGTCATGGGTCGCTGGGCGTCCGGCGACACCGACATCAAGCGGACCAGCGTCAACCGGCAGGGTGACCCCTGGTCGACGATCTGGACCGACACCTTCAGCATCGACGACGCCACCGCCGGGGTGCTGCTGCGGTCGTACCAGCTGCGGCTGACCCTCTACCGGGCACCCGGGCAGACAGCCGCACCGGTGGTGCGGATGCTCGGCGCGATGAGTTCCACAGTGCCGGACCGGTTCACCGTGACCCCGAGCGCCGGGCACATCGCCTGGGGCGTCGAGCTGCCGGTGCCGCGCTACTCGCAGAACGTGCACTCCGGGCACTACCCCGAGTACGACGGCGGCGGCGAGGCCTGGTGCTCACCCACCTCCACCGAGATGGTGGTCGAGTACTGGGGTCGCAAGCCCTCGGAGGCCGACACCTCCTGGGTGGACCCGACCTACCCCGACCCGACGGTCAACCACGCGGCCCGGATGACCTACGACTACGCGTACGACGGCGCCGGCAACTGGCCGTTCAACACCGCGTACGCAGCCAGCTTCCCGGGGCTGGAGGGTCGGGTGACCCGACTGCACTCGCTGGACGAGCTGGAGCGTTTCATCGCCGCCGGCATCCCCGTCGTGACCAGCCAGTCCTTCCTCGCCAGTGAGCTGGACGGGGCGAACTACGGCACCTCCGGGCACCTGTTCGTGGTGGTCGGCTTCACCGCCGACGGCGACGTGATCGTCAACGACCCGGCATCGTCCAGCAACGACGTGGTGCGCAACGTCTACAAGCGCGCGCAGTTCGAGCAGATCTGGCTGCGGACCAAGCGCACCAACGCCAGCGGCGGCGTCTCCGGCGGCTCCGGCGGCATCGCGTACCTGATCAAGCCCACCTCGAAGCCCTGGCCCAAGGTCCCCGGCTCCACCAACTGGTAA
- a CDS encoding FecCD family ABC transporter permease, producing MPSRARPAGLRKRWLVAGVFAVLVALVAGVSLGPVSLPAGSVAAELLNLIPGVHLDSGLSEREIAIVTELRLPRVVLGLLVGGLLALAGGCYQGVFRNPLADPYLLGVAAGAGLAVTAAIALGGAGRQGAISGLPMTIPLAAFAGSLLAVTMTYVLGAAGGRGGSPAMLILAGVAVSAFLSAGQTYLLQRHSDSIQPVYSWLLGRLATAGWHDVLLVLPYAALTTVVVLLHRRELDVLAVGDDEARSLGLHPQRTRYLLIAAASLGTAAAVSATGLIGFVGIIVPHTVRLLAGSSYRAILPLSLLFGGAFLALTDVVARTVAAPSEVPIGVVTALLGGPFFVIVLRTARRVLT from the coding sequence CTGCCGTCAAGGGCCCGGCCCGCCGGGCTGCGCAAGCGGTGGCTGGTCGCCGGGGTGTTCGCGGTGCTCGTCGCGCTCGTCGCCGGGGTGTCGCTCGGCCCGGTCAGCCTGCCTGCAGGCAGCGTCGCGGCCGAGCTGCTCAACCTGATCCCGGGGGTGCACCTCGACAGCGGTCTCTCCGAGCGGGAGATCGCGATCGTCACCGAGCTGCGGTTGCCCCGGGTGGTGCTGGGCCTGCTGGTCGGCGGGCTGCTCGCCCTCGCCGGCGGCTGCTACCAGGGCGTCTTCCGCAACCCGCTCGCCGACCCGTACCTCCTGGGCGTGGCCGCCGGCGCCGGCCTCGCGGTCACCGCGGCGATCGCCCTCGGCGGCGCCGGCCGGCAGGGCGCGATCTCCGGGCTGCCGATGACCATCCCGTTGGCAGCCTTCGCCGGTTCACTGCTCGCCGTCACGATGACCTACGTGCTCGGCGCGGCCGGCGGGCGCGGCGGCTCGCCGGCGATGCTGATCCTGGCCGGAGTGGCGGTCTCCGCGTTCCTCTCCGCCGGGCAGACCTACCTGCTGCAACGACACTCCGACAGCATCCAACCGGTCTACTCCTGGCTGCTCGGCCGGCTGGCCACCGCCGGCTGGCACGACGTGCTGCTGGTGCTGCCGTACGCCGCTCTGACCACTGTGGTGGTGCTGCTGCACCGCCGTGAGCTGGACGTCCTCGCGGTCGGTGACGACGAGGCGAGAAGTCTGGGCCTGCACCCGCAGCGCACCCGCTACCTGTTGATCGCCGCAGCCTCCCTGGGCACCGCTGCGGCGGTCTCCGCGACCGGCCTGATCGGCTTCGTCGGCATCATCGTGCCGCACACCGTCCGGCTGCTCGCCGGGTCGAGCTACCGGGCGATCCTGCCGCTGTCACTGCTGTTCGGCGGTGCGTTCCTGGCACTGACCGACGTGGTGGCCCGCACCGTCGCCGCTCCGTCCGAGGTGCCGATCGGGGTGGTGACCGCCCTGCTGGGCGGCCCGTTCTTCGTGATCGTGCTGCGGACCGCCCGACGGGTGCTCACGTGA
- a CDS encoding ABC transporter ATP-binding protein, which yields MPAVEVRGLHVDLGGTPILTGVDLTVAVGEWVTVIGPNGAGKSTLLRAVGGLLPAPGAITLFGTASTALRRRDRARVVATVAQSPVVPPGMSVLDYVLLGRTPYIPTLGRESAADLDAVHEVLGRLDLTGFHRRELATLSGGERQRVFLARALAQGATLLLLDEPTSALDIGHQQEVLELVDQLRREHGLTVLATMHDLSLAGEYADRMVMLASGQVVAAGTPSEVLTEHLLATHYRASVRVVPGTHGPLVVPVRPRARSSGSGAQVDDGEEGALGVA from the coding sequence GTGCCGGCCGTCGAGGTGCGCGGGCTGCACGTCGACCTCGGCGGCACACCGATCCTGACCGGCGTCGACCTCACCGTCGCCGTCGGCGAGTGGGTCACCGTGATCGGCCCGAACGGCGCCGGCAAGTCCACCCTGTTGCGCGCCGTCGGCGGCCTGCTGCCCGCGCCGGGGGCGATCACCCTGTTCGGTACGGCGAGCACCGCGCTGCGCCGCCGGGACCGCGCCCGGGTGGTGGCCACCGTGGCACAGTCGCCGGTGGTGCCGCCCGGCATGTCGGTGCTGGACTACGTGCTGCTCGGCCGCACCCCGTACATCCCCACGCTGGGCCGGGAGTCGGCCGCCGACCTCGACGCCGTGCACGAGGTGCTCGGCCGGTTGGACCTCACCGGCTTCCACCGCCGTGAGCTGGCCACCCTCTCCGGAGGCGAACGGCAGCGGGTGTTCCTCGCCCGGGCACTCGCCCAGGGCGCGACGCTGCTGCTGCTCGACGAGCCGACCAGCGCGCTCGACATCGGGCACCAGCAGGAGGTGCTGGAACTGGTCGACCAGTTGCGCCGCGAGCACGGCCTGACCGTCCTCGCCACGATGCACGACCTCTCCCTGGCCGGCGAGTACGCCGACCGGATGGTGATGCTCGCCAGCGGTCAGGTGGTGGCCGCCGGAACCCCGTCCGAGGTGCTGACCGAGCACCTGCTGGCGACCCACTACCGGGCCAGCGTCCGGGTCGTCCCCGGCACCCACGGCCCACTGGTGGTCCCGGTCCGCCCCCGCGCCAGATCGTCCGGGTCAGGGGCCCAGGTCGATGACGGAGAAGAGGGCGCCCTGGGGGTCGCGTAG
- a CDS encoding DUF4229 domain-containing protein translates to MSAALKYTLGRIGLFVAVLAGLWLIDMNVFLKLMLALAFSAALSFFLLRGWRDEMAEEMGTAAERRRTEKERLRSALAGEDSPNPNPTRPAEGPDTPR, encoded by the coding sequence GTGAGCGCCGCGCTCAAGTACACGCTGGGCCGGATCGGGCTGTTCGTCGCCGTGCTGGCGGGCCTCTGGCTGATCGACATGAACGTGTTCCTGAAGCTGATGTTGGCGCTGGCCTTCTCCGCCGCGCTCTCCTTCTTCCTGCTGCGCGGTTGGCGGGACGAGATGGCCGAGGAGATGGGCACCGCCGCAGAGCGCCGGCGCACCGAGAAGGAGCGCCTCCGCAGCGCCCTGGCCGGCGAAGACAGCCCCAACCCCAACCCCACCCGCCCGGCCGAAGGCCCGGACACTCCGCGTTGA
- a CDS encoding transcriptional regulator: protein MSELDPVIHAQARLRVVASLSALGDGDLIAFPRLQELLAMTAGNLSVHLRKLEEAGYVEISKTHRGRTPATLVRLSRRGRLAFEEYTEAIRTLLDPTPSKEQS from the coding sequence ATGAGCGAACTGGACCCGGTCATCCACGCGCAGGCTCGGCTCCGGGTGGTCGCCAGCCTCTCCGCTCTCGGCGACGGCGACCTGATCGCCTTCCCCCGGTTGCAGGAACTGCTCGCGATGACCGCCGGCAACCTCTCCGTGCACCTGCGCAAGCTCGAGGAGGCCGGCTACGTGGAGATCAGCAAGACCCACCGTGGACGCACCCCGGCAACCCTGGTCCGGCTCAGCCGGCGGGGCCGGCTGGCGTTCGAGGAGTACACCGAAGCGATCCGCACCCTGCTCGATCCCACCCCGTCGAAGGAGCAGTCATGA
- a CDS encoding M14 family metallopeptidase — protein sequence MALRTPIPLRRVLVLAVVTGLGIVTVAAGPVAARPAPDRSTEPAAASYRVLGPRTLADRNAVARTGAAIDYSEHGVLHISATAGEAAEIGKLGFRLEPLAPPPNAERGAGEIGTMAFPPADSNYHDYAELTAVVNQVVADHPAIARKISIGSSYEGRDLMAVKISDNVGTDENEPEILFNSQQHAREHLTVEMAIYLLNLFTDSYGSDSRITNIVNGREIWIVPTVNPDGSEYDIATGSYRSWRKNRQPNSGSSNVGTDLNRNWSYNWGCCGGSSGTTSSETYRGPSAFSAPETQALRNFVNGRVVGGVQQIKANIDFHTYSQLVLWPYGYTTANTATGMNADQYNTFATIGQQMAATNNYTPEQSSDLYITDGDSLDWMWATHNIWAYTFEMYPGSSGGGGFYPPDEVIPAQTSRNREAVLLLSEYADCPYRAIGKQAQYCGSGGGGTTVWSDTFETATGWTINPSGTDTATLGAFERGAAQATTSSGAKQLTPYAGSNDLVTGRLAGSAAGDYDVDGGVTSARSPAVTLPSSGTLSLSLAWYLAHGSNASSADYLRVSVVHNGGTTALLTQAGAATNRNGSWAVANLNLTPYAGQSVRILVEAADASGASLVEAAVDNVTITSS from the coding sequence ATGGCCCTCCGCACGCCCATCCCTCTCCGCCGCGTCCTGGTGCTCGCCGTCGTCACCGGGCTGGGCATCGTCACCGTCGCCGCCGGTCCGGTCGCCGCCCGACCCGCACCGGACCGGTCCACCGAGCCGGCCGCCGCCAGCTACCGGGTGCTCGGCCCCCGGACCCTCGCCGACCGCAACGCGGTGGCCCGCACCGGAGCCGCCATCGACTACTCCGAACACGGAGTCCTGCACATCTCGGCGACCGCGGGTGAGGCCGCCGAGATCGGCAAGCTCGGCTTCCGGCTGGAACCGCTGGCCCCGCCGCCCAACGCCGAGCGCGGCGCCGGCGAGATCGGCACGATGGCCTTCCCGCCCGCCGACTCCAACTACCACGACTACGCGGAACTGACCGCCGTCGTGAACCAGGTCGTCGCCGACCATCCGGCGATCGCCCGCAAGATCAGCATCGGTTCGTCGTACGAGGGCCGCGACCTGATGGCGGTGAAGATCTCCGACAACGTCGGCACCGACGAGAACGAGCCCGAGATCCTGTTCAACTCCCAACAGCACGCCCGTGAGCACCTGACCGTCGAGATGGCGATCTACCTGCTCAACCTGTTCACCGACAGCTACGGCTCCGACTCCCGGATCACCAACATCGTCAACGGCCGGGAGATCTGGATCGTGCCGACGGTCAACCCGGACGGCAGCGAGTACGACATCGCCACCGGGTCGTACCGGTCCTGGCGCAAGAACCGGCAGCCCAACAGTGGTTCGTCCAACGTCGGCACCGACCTGAACCGCAACTGGTCCTACAACTGGGGTTGCTGCGGCGGCTCGTCCGGCACCACCTCGTCGGAGACCTACCGGGGGCCGTCGGCGTTCTCCGCACCCGAGACGCAGGCGCTGCGCAACTTCGTCAACGGTCGGGTGGTCGGTGGCGTGCAGCAGATCAAGGCCAACATCGACTTCCACACGTACTCGCAGCTGGTGCTCTGGCCCTACGGCTACACGACGGCGAACACCGCGACGGGCATGAACGCGGACCAGTACAACACCTTCGCCACCATCGGCCAGCAGATGGCGGCCACCAACAACTACACCCCGGAACAGTCCAGCGACCTCTACATCACCGACGGGGACAGCCTCGACTGGATGTGGGCCACCCACAACATCTGGGCGTACACCTTCGAGATGTACCCGGGCTCGTCCGGCGGTGGCGGCTTCTACCCGCCCGATGAGGTCATCCCAGCGCAGACCTCGCGCAACCGGGAGGCGGTGCTGCTGCTGAGCGAGTACGCCGACTGCCCGTACCGGGCCATCGGCAAGCAGGCGCAGTACTGCGGCAGCGGCGGTGGCGGCACCACGGTCTGGTCGGACACCTTCGAGACCGCCACCGGCTGGACCATCAACCCGTCCGGCACCGACACCGCCACCCTCGGCGCGTTCGAGCGGGGCGCCGCCCAGGCGACCACGTCCTCCGGCGCCAAGCAGCTCACCCCGTACGCCGGATCCAACGACCTGGTCACCGGCCGGCTCGCCGGTTCGGCGGCCGGTGACTACGACGTCGACGGCGGCGTGACCAGTGCCAGGTCCCCGGCGGTGACCCTGCCGTCGTCCGGCACGCTGAGCCTCTCGCTGGCCTGGTACCTGGCGCACGGCTCGAACGCCTCGTCGGCGGACTACCTGCGGGTGAGCGTGGTGCACAACGGCGGCACCACCGCGCTGCTCACCCAGGCTGGCGCGGCGACCAACCGCAACGGGAGCTGGGCGGTGGCCAACCTCAACCTCACCCCGTACGCCGGGCAGTCGGTCCGCATCCTCGTTGAGGCGGCGGACGCCTCCGGCGCCAGCCTGGTAGAGGCGGCTGTGGACAACGTCACCATCACGTCCTCCTGA
- a CDS encoding ABC transporter ATP-binding protein, with product MTLARADQASRRYGDVLALDRVDLEVRAGELVGLLGPNGAGKSTLMNLLVGLRRPSSGRVELFGGDPRDPANRRQIGVTPQETGLPGTLRVGEVVDFVSAHYPAPVPRGELLDQFGLGDLARRQTGGLSGGQRRRLAVALAFVGRPRLVLLDEPTTGLDVAARHTLWEAIRAFHADGGTVLLSSHYLEEVEALAHRVVVIGQGRVLADDTVDAVRGIVGVRRVSLVADHLPDLPGVVRTERVDGRLHLLTTDADELVRALVTAGTAFTDLEVRPTSLEEAFLAITSGDAPAGDQPATEGRATTAAAGGRATTAAAGGRATTAAAGGQPTTV from the coding sequence ATGACCCTCGCCCGCGCCGACCAGGCCAGTCGCCGGTACGGCGACGTCCTCGCCCTCGACCGTGTCGACCTGGAAGTCCGGGCCGGTGAGCTGGTCGGCCTGCTCGGCCCGAACGGCGCCGGCAAGAGCACACTGATGAACCTGCTGGTCGGCCTGCGCCGGCCCAGCTCGGGGCGGGTCGAGCTGTTCGGCGGCGACCCCCGCGACCCGGCGAACCGGCGGCAGATCGGGGTCACCCCGCAGGAGACCGGCCTGCCGGGCACACTGCGCGTCGGTGAGGTCGTCGATTTCGTCTCCGCGCACTACCCGGCCCCGGTGCCCCGCGGTGAGTTGCTCGACCAGTTCGGCCTGGGCGACCTCGCCCGACGGCAGACCGGAGGCCTCTCCGGTGGGCAGCGTCGCCGGTTGGCGGTGGCGTTGGCATTCGTCGGCCGACCCCGGCTGGTGCTGCTCGACGAACCGACCACCGGTCTGGACGTCGCCGCCCGGCACACCCTGTGGGAGGCGATCCGCGCGTTCCACGCCGACGGCGGCACCGTGCTGTTGAGCAGCCACTACCTGGAGGAGGTGGAGGCGCTGGCGCACCGGGTGGTGGTGATCGGGCAGGGCCGGGTGCTCGCCGACGACACGGTGGACGCCGTGCGCGGCATCGTCGGCGTACGCCGGGTCAGCCTCGTCGCCGACCACCTGCCCGACCTGCCCGGCGTCGTCCGCACCGAACGGGTCGACGGCCGGCTGCACCTGCTCACCACCGACGCCGACGAACTGGTCCGAGCGCTGGTCACGGCCGGAACGGCCTTCACCGACCTGGAGGTACGACCGACCTCGCTGGAGGAGGCGTTCCTCGCCATCACCAGCGGGGACGCGCCCGCCGGGGACCAGCCGGCCACCGAAGGCCGAGCCACCACCGCCGCTGCCGGCGGCCGAGCCACCACCGCCGCTGCCGGCGGCCGAGCCACCACCGCCGCTGCCGGCGGCCAACCCACCACAGTCTGA
- a CDS encoding VOC family protein: protein MSTVPPGTPCWADLATPDLTEARRFYPELFGWTGRVTPEPEAGGYTVFLLDGRPVAGAGPPAIPDQVPIWSTYLATDDAELVAGRVERAGGQVVVPPFEVFDRGWMAVFADPAGATFSVWQPLAMAGAEVFNVPGAMSWNELVTPDPEGAKVFYELVFGWQPDDQAVGPMTYTGWRLGTQIVAGMMPPLADDFPADLPAYWTVYFAVTDADAAAARAAELGGTILVPPRDIPAGRFAALRDPQGALFSVIDLGP, encoded by the coding sequence GTGAGCACCGTCCCGCCAGGTACGCCCTGCTGGGCCGACCTGGCCACCCCGGACCTGACCGAGGCGCGACGCTTCTACCCGGAGCTGTTCGGCTGGACCGGCCGGGTGACACCGGAGCCCGAGGCGGGCGGCTACACGGTCTTCCTGCTCGACGGCAGGCCGGTGGCCGGGGCCGGGCCACCGGCGATCCCGGACCAGGTGCCGATCTGGTCGACGTACCTGGCCACCGACGACGCGGAACTGGTCGCCGGCCGGGTCGAGCGGGCCGGCGGCCAGGTCGTCGTGCCGCCGTTCGAGGTCTTCGACCGGGGCTGGATGGCCGTCTTCGCCGACCCGGCCGGCGCCACGTTCAGCGTCTGGCAGCCCTTGGCCATGGCCGGGGCCGAAGTGTTCAACGTGCCGGGCGCGATGAGCTGGAACGAACTGGTCACCCCCGACCCCGAGGGCGCGAAGGTCTTCTACGAGCTGGTGTTCGGCTGGCAGCCGGACGACCAGGCGGTGGGCCCCATGACGTACACCGGCTGGCGGCTCGGGACGCAGATCGTCGCCGGGATGATGCCGCCGCTGGCCGACGACTTCCCGGCCGACCTGCCCGCGTACTGGACGGTGTACTTCGCGGTGACCGACGCGGACGCCGCCGCGGCCCGCGCCGCCGAGCTGGGCGGAACGATCCTGGTCCCGCCCCGGGACATCCCGGCGGGCCGGTTCGCAGCCCTACGCGACCCCCAGGGCGCCCTCTTCTCCGTCATCGACCTGGGCCCCTGA